In Myxococcales bacterium, the DNA window AACAGCCAGGTGGAATCTCGCAGAAGCCTTCCTTGCACTTGGCCTCCACGGGCGGGTGCTTGCAGTCGGGGGTGACCGGGAAGGTGCTCACGCATGCCGTGCTCGGGGAGCCGGCGTCGGCTGGCGGACTTGCGTCTCCGAGAGCTGCGGCATCGGCGAGGGACCCGTCGCCCGTGCTCCCCGCGTCAACGAGGGGGCTCGAAGGGGTCGGCGAGCACGCGATGGCCAAGCCCACGAGGAGGACGGGCCAGCGGCGAGCGGTGCCGTGGGATGGCGCTTCGGGTGGGGAGCTGGGTTTTCGCGGTGGACGGCCCATCGGATCAGTCGAGTGTACGGACGAGACGGATGCCGATCCCGTCCACCCCATGCCAACTCGCCGCCACCCTCCAGGTTACTGTAGTGGAGGCAAATCCTGTCGAGGCACCACCTCCGCGCTTGGCGCGATACGGCCGAGCGCCGAACCGGGCCCCAGGATTAACATGGGGCCCGCCCTGGAGTCCGAAGTCGACCTTTTCTTCGCTCGTCCACTCGGGCACATTTCCCAGCACGTCGTATAGGCCCCACCCGTTGGGCAGTTTCTGCATAACAGGACGCGTCTCGTACACCAGCGGGCTCTCGCTTTTGGGGGTGCCGCAGTACCAGGCGATCTTGTCGAGGGCCGGCTCTTTCTGCTCGGTGCACGACTTCATGAAGTCATACATCTTCGCGACAATATCGCCTGACGGGAACGGGGTGCGTGTCCCTGCCCTGGCGGCATATTCCCACTCCGCCTCCGTCGGAAGGCGATACCCGCGGCAAGCGTAGACGTCCTCCGGCACGGCGTGGGCGCCCGCGCACTCGCGGTCGAGGCCACGTGTACCGGTGCAACCGTCGAGCGCGTAACATTCGGGGAGGGGGGGGCTGTGCGTGCGAGAGCGTACATTCGCGTAGTCGAGCGCGTCGAAGTAGGTGAGCATCGTCGCTGGGCAGTTCGGGGCGACGCAGCTACCGTACGAGTCAGGTTCATTTTTCGCTGGGACCGCGTTGTTCGGGAACCCCGCCGCCATCCACTCCTCTTGCGTCGTCTCGTGCTGCGCGATCTCGAACCGGTGGGTCAGGGTGACCTGCGACTCCGGCTCCGAGGCCGGGCCTCGACCTGCTTGACAAGGGGGTGATCCCATCACGAAACAGCCAGGTGGAATCTCGCAGAAGCCTTCCTTGCACTTGGTCTCGACGGGCGGGTGCTTGCAGTCGGGGGTGACGGGGAAGGTGCTGAAGCAGGCCCTGCTCGCGTCGATGACCGAAGACGAGTCCAACGAACCTCCGTCGGAGGGAGTTGTTGGGACAGAACGAGCAGGCGCACCCGCATCCCCGGCTCGCATGTCGAAGTCACTGCCTCGTGTACACGCAGTCGACACGAGTCCCACCCCTAGAATAGTGGCGACAATGGAGGACCGCATCAGTGTTGCGCCCCATAGTCGATGATAGCGTTTTCGACCTTCAGTTGTTTCGGCGTAAGCACGCCGAACTCGACCTTGCTCGCATTGACAATATCGTCCGGAGTCGGATTCTTTCGCAAGCAGTTACCGCCGCACGAGCGCGCCATCACGGTGGCAAGCTCGGCTACGGTGATCGCATTGGGGCCGGTGGTGGCGGCTCGCATCCAGTTCATCCAGTCCCACTCGATGCCGCGCCCAACCTCCAAACATCGCGTCTCGAGGTACTTCACCTGCTGGCTGCAGGAGACCGGAACCGGAGGTGAGATCGTCGCGCCCGTGTCGGGGAGAGCCTGTTCCTTGTAGTAGACGAAGTTGCAGTTTCCGGCGCTCGGATTCCAGGTGTTGGCCGTGACGACGTGCGCGAGCGCTTCCGTGGCTGCGCCCGCGTGGTATTCCTTCGATTGGATGCAGTGAGAGTCCTCGCTGGAGACAGCGACGTGCTTGCACGAACAATACGGCTCGGTGTCCTCATCGACCGGCGCCTTGTAGGTTACCCAAGCGTTGTCGACGTGGATCGACGGAGAAGCGCCGTACCTATCCATGAGAGAGTGCCCGAACTCATGGACGATGATGAACTTCCATTGAACATTATGGCTGTCGCGTTCGGGCTGGTTCGGCCCGAGCCACAAGGTGCCACCGAAATGGCACGCAGTGCCTACCCTCTTGTCAGGTGTCTGCGGATAGCCTTGGCAGAGGTCGAGGACCACGGGCATCGTTTGGTTGGCCTTGAGGCTGGGACCGACGGCCTTGAGCGCCTGACCGATGGCCGCCGAGGCCTGCAGGTTGTTGTCGGACACGAACGTCATCGTGATGGCGGACGTCCCCACTGGGGAGCCGACGATGGAGAACGACGTCGCGAGCGCGGTATGCACAGCGTCCCTGCCGCCAGTGCCAGGGGTGATGGGGTCACGGACGTCGACATCGACGCTCCTTGACGTGTAGCGCATGCGGCTCTCTGTCTTCAGCAGGTAGCCATGCCCGACGACGACGGTGGAGAGGCGCGGGGCGCAGCCGTTTTCGTCCGCGCTTCCGGCCCAGAGCAACGACGACGTCCCGTCGGAGAGGACCTCGTAGAGCTCGGTGCGGGCGAAGGCGGTCGGAGCCCGTCCAGCGAAGACGACGGCCTCGCCCTTGCCGTCGTCGAGGTAGTAGGCCCGCAGCCGCGCGCACACCTTGATGCCCGAGAGCTGGTCGGTGTTGGGCGAGGAGGGGGCGGGGAAGATGTCGAAGAGCGACTTGTCGACGTTGGAGAACACCTCGGTCGCGTATTGCACGGCGACCGAATCGACGAGGTTCGGGGCGAGCGTCGCGATATCGACCATCTGCGTGCCGTCCCAGATTTTGCCGGCGACGCTGCGGAGGGCGACGGCGAGGGGGCCCATGCGCGCCGCGATGTCGGCCTGGGAGGTGACGCCTTCGAGGACCGTCGGGCTCTCCCAGTTCGCCCCCGCGACGTCCACGGAGGCGTACGTCGGGTCGAAGGTGTAGGCGAGCTTCGGCGAGTGCGCGCTCACGCCGACGAGGTGCTCGTGGCCTGCTGGAGCGCCTGTGACTTCGGCGACGATCTCGGCCGTCGCTTTGGCATTCGTGGGTTGGATGGGCAGCGTCGAGTAGGCGACGACGACCTCCGTGCTCGCCGCGGGTGCGACCGACCCCGTCCAGATGGTGCGCGTGACCTCGCGTCCGTCGAGCCCCTGCGCGCGGATGGCGAGGGTGCCTGACAACGTTTGACCGGTCGTGTTGGTGATCTTGGCGATCCGAGTCGAGCCGGAGGCGAAGAGGCCAGGTGTGAGGGCGCCCCAGGAGGGAGAGAGAGGCGGCTCACTTGCGCCTTGATTGCAGACCGTATCGGAGATCCACTCGGCTTCGTTCGTCGCCGAGCCGTCCGGGGCGACCCCCCCGGCGACGAGGACGAGCCCGTTCGCGTCGGCCGTGGCCGTGTGCGCATAGCGGGCAGTGTGCAACTTGCCCACCGGTCGGCCGCTCGTCGCAGACTCGAAGAGGCGTGCGTCGTTGAGGACGGTCGTGCTCGCGTAGCCGCCCGTCGTTACCATCCCCTCGTGCATGGTCGCGGTCGCCGCCGGACGAATCGCCTCCCCGAGGAGGTTTGGCCCTTGGGTCCACGGGCTCGTCGCAGGCAGGGGCGCGTAGTCGGTACGGCTCGTCGCAGCGCCGCTCGTCGTCTCGCCGCCGGCGATGACGGCGGTGCCACTTGCGAGCAGCGCCGCCCCCGCCTTGGTGCGGGCGACGGGAAGGGACGTGAGGGTGGAGAAGGTATCCACCCCGGAATTGTACCGCACCACGGACGAAAGCACGGAGTATGCGCCGTCGTTGCGCTCGCCACCGAAGAAGGTGACGCCCGTGGAGGTCGCGAGCGAGGCATGCCAACCGCGCGAACCGCCAGGCATGGTGCGCGCGTACCATTGGTCGGCGGCCTTGAAGTAGACGGGAGCATCGGCGGTGGGCTCCCGGGCCTCGCCCGGCGACGCCCCCGGTCCGTCACTGTCAGTCCTCGGCCGTTGCCGCAGGCCGAACGAGGAAGCGAGCCCGAACGATCATGCTCTCGGGCCCCGAGGGCGCGGTGCCGAGGATGGCGTCGACCTCGTAGTCCACGGACTTGCCCCTGCGGCTGATGCCTTCGAGCTCGTCCTCCAGCGCGGCCCTCGGGTCGGAACCGAACTCGCAGACCATAGACGCGTCGAAAGACCACCGGCCGGCTACTGGACTCACCACGACGAATGTGTGCGGAACCTGGTTGACCTCTCCGCAGGGCCCGATTTCGGCGGTGAATCCAGGGGGTGGGAGGGTATAGAGCCGGGCGCTGTGGCAGCCCCGCGCGAGGGGTGTTTCGGCGACGTTCGCCAGAAGCGAACGAAGGTTGATGGCTTGGCAGACGGGGGGATGGGTTTGATTCATGGAGACAGACAGGTAAGCGCCGAGGGGCCATGCGCAAGGGGGTGCCCGGGGCATTGCCGGGGTAGGGGGCGGCCGGGAAGGGCGCCTACCCCATCGAGCACACGCCCGCATCTGACGTTGGGGCTCCTACCCTACGAACCTCGCTGCGCGCCACCGCTGGCCTTCGGGCAGCTCATACGTCACCAACACCCCCAGCGCGACGAGGCTCTCGAGCAGGTCGGCCACGGTCTCCGCCTTGGCGCCCTTGAAGGCGCGCGCCACGTCGTCCGCGGAGTGCTCGGCGCTCGTGTGAAGCACGAAGTCGCGCACGGCCGCGATCTGCTCGGGGAGCTTCTTGGGCCACGGGGTGGCCGTCGGTGGCTTCGAGGCGCGGGCCGGAGGGGGGGCCTCGTCGTCTTCGGCGGGCTCGGGCTCGGCGCCGGGGAGGGTCTCTTGTTTGGCGACGCTCGCGGTCCCCTTGGGGGCCTGAAAGTCGGGCCGGAGCCAGCGCACGAGCCCGCGGGCCTCTTCTTCGGCGCGCTCCTTGTTGAGGGCCACCAAGCGCTCGAGGATCTCGTCGTCGGTCAGCGTCGTGGGCCAGCCATACGCCTCGAACACGGCCGCGTCGAGGTCGTCGTGGATCGTCTTGAGGACCGACACGAGCCCCTGCTCGTGGATGACCTTGTCCTTCGCGGTGAGCGCCTCGCCGGAGCGGAGCTTCTCGAGGACGTTGTACATGCCGGTGATCGTGAGCTCCGGGTGCAGAGCCTGCTGGCGCTTGCGGTGGGCGTCGAGGCTTTCGGCGAGGGAGGCAAGCTTGGCTTCGCTCGCCTGCGACTGGCCGTGAGGGAATGGAAAAGTCGCGAAGCACTTGGAGTTGTTGTAGGTGAGATCGTTGCCGACGCCGTGGTGGCTTCCGACTCGCCGAGCCCACGAATCGTGGACGCGCGAGGATAGGATGCCTAGGGCTGACCAGCTCTCGAGGGCAATGGCAACGACCTTACTCTCGGCAAGGACGTTCGCTTCGACCGCATGGAAGACGAAGAACTTCGCGGTTCGACAAATGGCGACATACCAACGGAGGCCCTGGATGGCCTTCCTCATGCCCCCACGCCCCTCTGCGAAGAGCCACCAGTTCTTGCGATAGGCTTCCCGTTTCTGGAGGTCGCGTTCGGGCTTCACGAGCGAGACGAGTCGCTGGTACAAACCCGGGCATCGTGATCGCGCCTCGGCCTCCGAGAGTCCGAAGAGATCAACCACAAGTCGTCCCTTGCTCCGTCGATTGAGCTCGTTGCCGACCAGGTACGGGCGCAGAAACGTGCGTTCTGGCACCGAAACCGCACCGATCTCGTCGGGTTCGATGACGAAGCCTTGGCCGGATAGCGTTACTCCCATGAACGACAGCCCATCGTTCGAGCAGAGCCTCGCTGCGGCTCCCGCGTCGGCACCGGTGGCGATGTCGGCGTGTATCTGCCCATGGCGGATCGAAAACTCGAGAGAGGGCGCATCACCGCCGCCCGAAGGGCTTGGCTTCTCGTCGACGACCGTCATGTATTTGCCGGCAGTTGATATTCCGGGTTCGAGAACGGTCATGGCGATGCGAACCTGGGCCCCGTCTGCATGGTCGACCCATGGATGGTCGGGAACTGCGAACGCGAGGCTCGACGCGCGGAGCGCATCCTCCACTACGGAGCGGTTGAACACCTGGGTGATGCTGTTGGTCGTAATGAGGCCAGCGCGTCGGGTACCTCCCGAAGCGATGAGCTTGGCGCCCGCGTGCCACCAGTACATCACGAAGTCGACGCTATCGGAGACGTCGTTCCAGACACTTCGGAGCGCCTCGACGTAGCCCTCTCCAAGCACCGCTCGCATCCGCTTGTTTCCGATAAACGGCGGGTTGCCCACGATGAAGTCGGCCTCCGGCCAGGTCGCCTTGCGGGGGTTCGGATACGCGTAGACCGGCACGGTGGCGCTCTCGTCGGGGACCTCTTTGCCGGTGACGGGGCTCACCTTCATGGTCTCGCCGTCCCACCGGGTGATCGGCTTGCCGGCGGCGTCGCGCACGATCTCTGCGTGGGGGGCGCCGTCCCAGTCGAGCACGGCGTCGCGGCACTCGATGTTGCCGTAGTCTTGGAGCACCGGCTCGGGCACGGGCTTGCTTTTGCCGTACTGCCGAAAGTGCCACTGCAGGTAGCCGATCCACAAGACAAGCTCGGCGATCTCCTTCGCCCACGGCTTCACCTCGATGCCCAAGAACTGCCCCGGCGTGACGCGCAGGCCCTGGAGGCCCATGAGCAGCTCTTGGGACTCGCCGAGCGAGGCGCGGAGCTCGAGCACCTCGGCCTCGAGCCGCTTGAACAAGTCGAGCGTGACGTAGAGAAAGTTGCCCGAGCCGCACGCCGGGTCGAGCACCCGCGTTTTGCAGAGCTTCTCCTGGAACGCGAGCACCTGGGCGCGGGCTTCTTTGAGGCGCGCCTCCTTCACCTTGGGCTTCTCTTCGGACTCTTTGACGAGCTCGCGGACGTGGGCGCGCACCACGTCCCAGTCGGCGCGGAGGGGCTCTTCGACGGTGGGCTTCACGAGGCGCTCGACGTAGGCGCGAGGTGTGTAGTGCGCGCCGAGGCGGTGCCGCTCCTTGGGGTCGAGGGCGCGCTCGAGGAGCGTTCCGAAGATGGCGGGCTCCACGTCGGTCCAGTTGCACTCGGCGGCCTGGCGCAGCAGCATCAGGGCGTGGCGATCGAGGGGGAGCGCCGAGGGCGCGCGGAAGAGGCCGCCGTTGAACCGGAGGATCTTCTCGCCGGTGAAGAGACCGCCGCCGTCGTTCATGGTGCGCCAGAGCACCTCGACCCCCATCGTGAAGCTCGCGGGGTTCGGCTCCCAGTAGTCCCGGAGGGCCTTGGTAAAGGCCTCCTTCGGCAAGAGGCCTACGTCCTCCGCGAACATGGTGAAGAGGCACCGCATCAGGAACTTCGCGACAGACTCTTGCGCGTGGCCCTGGGACTCGAGCAGCTTCGCAAGATTCGCGAGGTACTCGGCCACCTCGCGCGTGACCTTGGCCGACTGCTTCGCCGGGTCGAGCGAGAGCGGGTCCGTCCAAATGGTGCGCAAGAGGGGCGCATGTTTCTCCAGGTCCGAGACGTAGATGCGCGAGGCCTGCGGGTTCGGGAAGGGGCGGTAGTCCCACGAGCCGTCGAACGCGGCGTAGATGTCGAAGCAGTGCCCGAGGTCGGAGACGATGAGGAAGGGCACGGCCTTCGCGAAGGCGCGCGCGTAGCCGAGCGCCTGGCCGTACGCGTCGTTCATGGCGATGTTCCACGCGGGCGTTCCGCGGCGCGCGGTGCCGAGCTTCTTCGCACCATCGTTCGAGCCTTGTTTGGCCTCGAGGATGAAGCAGCCGGCCTTGTAAAGGTCGATCTTCTTGGTCGTCGCCGAGGCGCCCTCGCGCCCGAGCTTCGCGTCCTTCTCGAAGACGTACGTGTCGCGCTCGGCGTCGCCCGTGGAGGGCTCGGGGTGAGGCAGCCCGAGGACGGTGCAAAGGTCCTTGAGGTAGCTGTCTTTGTTGGCGCGCTCGCCGACCGAGTCGGCGTACCGGGCGATGAAGGCCGCGTAATCCATGGAGGCCCGCGAGGGTACGGGGGAATGGGGGGCTCCGAAAGGTGGATAGGGGCGAAGGCGTCGCTCTTGACAGCCGGGGCACGCCGGCCCACGTGGCGCGTCGACCGAGAGCGACGTACATTCACCCCATGCCTCAGGTAGGGG includes these proteins:
- a CDS encoding SUMF1/EgtB/PvdO family nonheme iron enzyme, with protein sequence MDSSSVIDASRACFSTFPVTPDCKHPPVETKCKEGFCEIPPGCFVMGSPPCQAGRGPASEPESQVTLTHRFEIAQHETTQEEWMAAGFPNNAVPAKNEPDSYGSCVAPNCPATMLTYFDALDYANVRSRTHSPPLPECYALDGCTGTRGLDRECAGAHAVPEDVYACRGYRLPTEAEWEYAARAGTRTPFPSGDIVAKMYDFMKSCTEQKEPALDKIAWYCGTPKSESPLVYETRPVMQKLPNGWGLYDVLGNVPEWTSEEKVDFGLQGGPHVNPGARFGARPYRAKRGGGASTGFASTTVTWRVAASWHGVDGIGIRLVRTLD
- a CDS encoding class I SAM-dependent DNA methyltransferase → MDYAAFIARYADSVGERANKDSYLKDLCTVLGLPHPEPSTGDAERDTYVFEKDAKLGREGASATTKKIDLYKAGCFILEAKQGSNDGAKKLGTARRGTPAWNIAMNDAYGQALGYARAFAKAVPFLIVSDLGHCFDIYAAFDGSWDYRPFPNPQASRIYVSDLEKHAPLLRTIWTDPLSLDPAKQSAKVTREVAEYLANLAKLLESQGHAQESVAKFLMRCLFTMFAEDVGLLPKEAFTKALRDYWEPNPASFTMGVEVLWRTMNDGGGLFTGEKILRFNGGLFRAPSALPLDRHALMLLRQAAECNWTDVEPAIFGTLLERALDPKERHRLGAHYTPRAYVERLVKPTVEEPLRADWDVVRAHVRELVKESEEKPKVKEARLKEARAQVLAFQEKLCKTRVLDPACGSGNFLYVTLDLFKRLEAEVLELRASLGESQELLMGLQGLRVTPGQFLGIEVKPWAKEIAELVLWIGYLQWHFRQYGKSKPVPEPVLQDYGNIECRDAVLDWDGAPHAEIVRDAAGKPITRWDGETMKVSPVTGKEVPDESATVPVYAYPNPRKATWPEADFIVGNPPFIGNKRMRAVLGEGYVEALRSVWNDVSDSVDFVMYWWHAGAKLIASGGTRRAGLITTNSITQVFNRSVVEDALRASSLAFAVPDHPWVDHADGAQVRIAMTVLEPGISTAGKYMTVVDEKPSPSGGGDAPSLEFSIRHGQIHADIATGADAGAAARLCSNDGLSFMGVTLSGQGFVIEPDEIGAVSVPERTFLRPYLVGNELNRRSKGRLVVDLFGLSEAEARSRCPGLYQRLVSLVKPERDLQKREAYRKNWWLFAEGRGGMRKAIQGLRWYVAICRTAKFFVFHAVEANVLAESKVVAIALESWSALGILSSRVHDSWARRVGSHHGVGNDLTYNNSKCFATFPFPHGQSQASEAKLASLAESLDAHRKRQQALHPELTITGMYNVLEKLRSGEALTAKDKVIHEQGLVSVLKTIHDDLDAAVFEAYGWPTTLTDDEILERLVALNKERAEEEARGLVRWLRPDFQAPKGTASVAKQETLPGAEPEPAEDDEAPPPARASKPPTATPWPKKLPEQIAAVRDFVLHTSAEHSADDVARAFKGAKAETVADLLESLVALGVLVTYELPEGQRWRAARFVG